A single Camelus bactrianus isolate YW-2024 breed Bactrian camel chromosome 1, ASM4877302v1, whole genome shotgun sequence DNA region contains:
- the LOC141577882 gene encoding protein HEG homolog 1-like: MQSQPLAALAGGPGNERWSPAEVLGWPWGGEGDHFGAFLHSFITSYRSTFSFSPEPCLAYQLITVVIAAAGGGLLLILGIALIVTCCRKNKNDISKLIFKSGDFQMSPYAEYPKNPRSQEWGREAVEMHENGSTKNLLQMTDVYHSLTSIRNPELERKGLYPAYTGLPGSRHSCVFPGQYNPAFTSDESRRRDYF, translated from the exons ATGCAGAGCCAGCCTTTAGCCGCCCTTGCTGGGGGCCCAGGGAATGAAAGGTGGTCCCCAGCTGAGGTACTGGGGTggccttggggtggggagggggaccaTTTTGGggcattccttcattcattcattacctCTTACCGATCCacgttttccttttctcctgaacCGTGTTTAGCCTATCAGCTTATCACCGTGGTGATTGCGGCAGCGGGAGGTGGGCTTCTCCTCATCCTGGGCATCGCACTGATTGTTACCTGTTGCCG aaagaataaaaatgacataAGCAAACTCATCTTCAAAAGTGGCGATTTCCAAATGTCCCCATATGCTGAGTACCCCAAGAACCCTCGGTCCCAAGAATGGGGCCGGGAAGCTGTCGAGATGCACGAGAACGGAAGTACCAAGAACCTCCTCCAGATGACGGACGTGTATCACTCG CTCACCAGTATAAGGAATCCTGAACTTGAACGGAAAGGCCTCTACCCGGCCTACACTGGATTGCCAGGATCGCGGCATTCTTGCGTTTTCCCCGGACAGTATAACCCAGCTTTCACCAGCGATGAGAGCAGGAGGAGGGACTACTTCTAA